One window of uncultured Fretibacterium sp. genomic DNA carries:
- a CDS encoding YitT family protein: MNVLAEKSALVKNFLLSLPDLLRREWRSVFAVLSANIIFAFAVNYFTLPYRFPDLGISGLAVLSNYVFGISPSWVIFIGNVLLIVWGRKSLNLRFLVLTFTSIVVFSLFIPIFRSIPLNLPRDKFMATVITGLLKGVAIGMLFNVGGSSGGLDIVAMVMRRRYGIEVGRFSVFVNFFILGLSVSVVGLESVVYGAVGLYVFGVTLDGMTRNFDKRKQALIITNIPEDVCHFITSKGKGVTRLEGHGAYTGQPRPVLISLLEPRQIVQLKAFLKEKDPNAFLSICDATEVLGQGFKSWKSL; encoded by the coding sequence GGGAGTGGCGATCCGTGTTCGCCGTCCTGTCGGCCAACATCATCTTCGCCTTCGCGGTCAATTATTTCACCCTGCCTTACCGCTTTCCCGACCTCGGGATCTCCGGGCTTGCCGTCCTCTCCAATTACGTCTTCGGGATATCCCCCAGCTGGGTTATTTTCATCGGCAACGTCCTCCTGATCGTCTGGGGGCGCAAAAGCCTGAACCTGCGCTTCCTGGTGCTGACGTTCACCTCCATCGTGGTGTTCTCGCTGTTCATCCCGATTTTTCGGAGCATCCCCCTGAACTTGCCCCGGGACAAGTTCATGGCCACGGTGATCACGGGGCTCCTGAAGGGGGTCGCCATCGGGATGCTCTTCAACGTGGGAGGGTCGAGCGGCGGGCTCGACATCGTCGCGATGGTCATGCGCCGGCGCTACGGGATCGAGGTGGGGCGGTTCTCCGTCTTTGTCAACTTCTTCATCCTCGGTCTTTCCGTGAGCGTTGTGGGATTGGAATCCGTGGTATATGGCGCCGTCGGGCTCTATGTCTTCGGCGTTACCCTGGACGGCATGACGCGGAACTTCGACAAGCGCAAGCAGGCCCTCATCATCACGAACATCCCGGAGGACGTCTGCCATTTCATCACCTCGAAGGGCAAGGGCGTGACCCGCCTCGAGGGGCACGGGGCTTACACGGGGCAGCCTCGACCCGTGCTCATCTCCCTGCTGGAGCCGCGGCAGATCGTTCAGCTCAAGGCCTTTCTCAAGGAAAAGGACCCGAACGCCTTCCTCTCCATCTGCGACGCGACCGAGGTGCTGGGCCAGGGGTTCAAGAGCTGGAAGTCCCTGTAA